A genomic region of Desulfocurvibacter africanus subsp. africanus DSM 2603 contains the following coding sequences:
- a CDS encoding tail fiber assembly protein has product MNTFYSATLSGFGVAGLHAIPSDAVEITTEEHRALLDAQSQGCSIQPGPGGRPVAVKPPAPSIEHLSAAIRAERDRRLAAVLWMRDRHRDEQELGLPATLDIGRYSALMTYIQALRDLPEQAGFPWAGPEDAACPWPSEPV; this is encoded by the coding sequence ATGAATACCTTCTACTCGGCGACGCTGTCTGGTTTCGGTGTCGCTGGCCTCCATGCCATCCCCTCCGACGCCGTGGAGATCACCACCGAGGAGCACCGCGCCCTGCTCGACGCCCAGTCCCAGGGTTGCAGCATCCAGCCCGGCCCTGGCGGCCGGCCCGTGGCCGTGAAGCCGCCGGCGCCGAGCATCGAACATCTGTCCGCCGCCATCCGCGCCGAGCGGGACAGGCGGCTGGCGGCTGTGCTGTGGATGCGTGATCGGCACCGCGACGAGCAGGAGCTGGGTTTGCCGGCCACGCTCGACATCGGCCGCTACAGCGCGCTGATGACCTACATCCAGGCCCTGCGCGACCTGCCCGAGCAGGCGGGGTTTCCGTGGGCCGGGCCGGAGGATGCGGCCTGCCCATGGCCGAGCGAGCCGGTGTAG
- a CDS encoding gp53-like domain-containing protein produces the protein MANFNGLVLTTAGANLQDKIATRGIALQFMRAAVGDGVWPQGTDPAALTGLVSEKMTLPIQGVADTGDGQHRISVQMTNTGLAEGFLVREIGVFADDPDEGEILYQVAYAEQPDYLPPDGGATHIEMATNLLVATSSAANVTAIMDGSLVFAHVTDLAEHADTFRGFAFSGRHEQYTGDLDAITRNSLYAVSRESVQHAPADMPAGVQGFVHSMVQPDGESRTQLIWSVDDADHPGWWRRRLSGEWGAWRVVGSGDGVPVGAIMPMAGRATPAGYLRCNGAPFLCNTYPQLTEALYCGDELNPTAACGYRFTDTANPDGSRATDGAYMLLPELRGEFVRGLDDERWVDVGREHGSAQEDELQSHTHTSMHEALNLANGASSVWRASVGASYTYTTGATGGTETRPRNVAFPYVIKAFGAALNASYVDMAALASEVARLSSGSGQGSGIPVGTVLWVPGTTALAGMLAINDGASVSRTTWPDLWAYVQSSGLLITETEWQAQAAAQSSVGYFSDGDGSTTFRLPRIVDYLRGADPVGGRGVGLFRPHATEQLYVPMNGDSETILSEVPTWGPSTNDLSNAEGSLNTTADTHGILTRPTGSGETHSPEVNWLPCIQAASVPVYSGTVDMLSLAGEMAGKVDHVEFTQSFGSSGWQRLPSGLILQWGQIPIIAANSIITITLPIAFPANNLVAVCCANSSSTSAAVAMNFKIFPSLSQATFHNSSQQASGGQYIVIGR, from the coding sequence ATGGCCAATTTCAACGGGCTGGTGCTGACCACGGCCGGCGCAAACCTGCAGGACAAGATCGCCACGCGTGGCATCGCGCTCCAGTTCATGCGCGCGGCCGTGGGCGACGGCGTGTGGCCGCAGGGCACGGACCCGGCGGCCCTGACCGGGCTAGTGTCCGAGAAGATGACGCTGCCCATCCAGGGGGTGGCGGACACGGGCGACGGCCAGCACAGGATCAGCGTGCAGATGACCAACACTGGGCTGGCCGAGGGCTTCCTGGTGCGCGAGATCGGCGTGTTCGCCGATGACCCGGACGAGGGCGAGATCCTCTACCAGGTGGCCTATGCCGAGCAGCCCGACTACCTGCCCCCGGACGGCGGGGCCACGCACATCGAGATGGCCACGAACCTGCTCGTGGCCACCAGCTCGGCCGCCAATGTCACGGCGATCATGGACGGCAGCCTGGTCTTTGCCCACGTGACCGACCTGGCCGAGCACGCCGACACCTTCCGGGGCTTCGCTTTCTCCGGTCGGCACGAGCAGTACACGGGCGACCTGGACGCGATTACGCGCAACAGCCTGTATGCCGTGAGCCGCGAGAGCGTGCAGCACGCGCCGGCAGACATGCCGGCCGGCGTGCAGGGCTTTGTGCACAGCATGGTCCAGCCGGACGGCGAGAGCCGCACACAGCTCATCTGGAGCGTGGACGACGCGGACCATCCGGGCTGGTGGCGCAGGCGTTTGAGCGGGGAGTGGGGCGCGTGGCGCGTGGTGGGCAGCGGCGACGGCGTGCCCGTGGGCGCGATCATGCCCATGGCCGGCCGGGCGACCCCGGCGGGCTATTTGCGCTGCAACGGCGCGCCGTTCCTGTGCAACACGTACCCGCAGCTGACCGAGGCCCTGTACTGCGGCGACGAGCTGAACCCCACGGCCGCCTGCGGCTACAGGTTCACGGACACGGCCAACCCGGACGGCTCGCGGGCCACGGACGGAGCCTACATGCTCCTGCCCGAGTTGCGCGGCGAGTTCGTGCGCGGTTTGGACGATGAGCGCTGGGTGGATGTGGGCAGGGAGCATGGCAGTGCGCAGGAGGATGAACTGCAGAGCCATACACACACTTCAATGCATGAGGCGCTAAATTTGGCCAATGGTGCCTCTAGTGTCTGGCGTGCCAGTGTTGGTGCTAGCTACACTTATACGACAGGCGCAACCGGCGGCACCGAAACCCGCCCGCGCAACGTGGCCTTCCCCTACGTCATCAAGGCCTTTGGCGCTGCCCTGAACGCCTCGTACGTGGACATGGCCGCCTTGGCCAGCGAGGTGGCCAGGCTGAGCAGCGGCTCGGGCCAGGGCAGCGGCATCCCCGTGGGCACGGTGCTCTGGGTTCCGGGCACCACGGCCTTGGCGGGCATGCTGGCCATCAACGACGGCGCGAGCGTCAGCCGTACCACCTGGCCGGACCTGTGGGCCTACGTGCAGTCGTCCGGGCTGCTCATCACGGAAACCGAGTGGCAGGCCCAGGCCGCGGCGCAGTCGTCCGTGGGCTACTTCTCGGACGGCGACGGCAGCACGACCTTCCGTCTGCCGCGTATCGTGGACTACCTGCGCGGCGCTGATCCGGTGGGGGGCAGGGGCGTGGGTCTGTTCCGCCCCCATGCCACTGAACAACTCTATGTGCCAATGAACGGTGATAGCGAGACAATATTGAGCGAGGTCCCTACGTGGGGTCCTTCAACGAACGACCTTTCGAACGCGGAAGGCTCCTTGAATACAACTGCAGATACACATGGAATTTTGACACGTCCCACCGGCAGCGGCGAAACCCACAGTCCCGAGGTCAACTGGCTGCCCTGCATCCAGGCGGCCAGCGTGCCTGTCTACTCCGGCACGGTGGACATGCTGTCCCTGGCCGGCGAGATGGCGGGGAAGGTGGATCATGTGGAGTTCACGCAGTCGTTCGGCTCAAGCGGCTGGCAGCGGTTGCCGAGCGGGTTGATTCTGCAGTGGGGTCAAATTCCCATAATAGCCGCTAATTCGATTATCACCATAACTCTTCCGATCGCATTCCCAGCGAATAACTTAGTCGCTGTTTGTTGCGCGAATTCCAGCTCAACTTCTGCGGCAGTAGCAATGAATTTTAAAATATTCCCGTCCCTGTCACAGGCAACATTCCATAACAGTTCACAGCAGGCGTCTGGAGGACAATATATTGTTATCGGTCGCTAA
- a CDS encoding tail fiber assembly protein — translation MIIINSVKVKAQAVAAIRAERDRCLTASDRFVLPDYPHADTALLQAWLDYRQALRDLPEQAGFPWDGPDTAPWPEQPSLTPTQG, via the coding sequence ATGATCATCATCAACTCAGTTAAGGTGAAAGCCCAGGCAGTCGCTGCCATCCGCGCCGAGCGCGACCGATGCCTGACCGCCTCGGACCGCTTTGTCCTGCCAGACTATCCGCATGCCGACACGGCCCTGCTCCAGGCCTGGCTCGATTACCGCCAGGCTCTGCGCGACCTGCCCGAGCAGGCCGGGTTTCCGTGGGATGGGCCGGACACGGCGCCCTGGCCCGAGCAGCCGAGCCTGACGCCGACGCAAGGGTAG
- a CDS encoding phage tail protein — protein sequence MANFSGLVLTRAGADLQDKIATRGVTLTFTRAALGDGMWLQGLDPTSLTALVSEKQSLPIQGLADTGQGQHTLSLLVDNTSLATGFMLRELGVFASDPDLGEILYQVSSASNPDYLPPDGGATHIEMSLDLHVVTGSASSVTAIINQGLVYATKADLAAHADSFKGFALSGRHEAYTGDLDAIERNSLYAVSRDTVQHAPTDMPAGVQGFVQTMVQPDGAARTQLLWSVDDPEHPGWWRRRAAGIWGTWRVVGGGGLPVGTVLWVPGTTPPPGMLAVNTGASVSRTSWPELWKFVQASGLLLTEAEWQAQAATQSSVGCFSSGDGATSFRLPRLRDYLRGADASNGRDVGAWQADAIRDITGSMTGALWGQGQNWSGALSRTFNSNDSLSGGTAGNNRAAFDFRASRVVPTADENRPKTINWLPCIQAASLPVDSGTVNMLELAGEVAGKINRNELPDVSSLPMFACRAWACINGAGIPVVRAGGNIAGVIDNGTGNYTVQFAMNMPDTDYSVVGSDNYGTANTVQQVIEVANKTVSGFDVYVYTGSIAFDSQNVALAIFR from the coding sequence ATGGCCAATTTCAGCGGGCTGGTCCTGACAAGGGCCGGCGCGGACCTGCAGGACAAGATCGCCACGCGCGGCGTGACGCTTACGTTCACGCGCGCGGCCCTGGGCGACGGCATGTGGCTGCAAGGTCTGGACCCCACGAGCCTGACGGCGCTCGTATCCGAGAAGCAGAGCCTGCCCATCCAGGGCCTGGCCGACACGGGCCAAGGCCAGCACACGCTCAGCCTGCTCGTGGACAACACGAGCCTGGCCACGGGCTTCATGCTGCGCGAGCTGGGCGTGTTCGCCAGCGACCCGGACCTGGGCGAGATCCTGTACCAGGTCAGCAGCGCGAGCAACCCGGACTATTTGCCGCCGGACGGTGGGGCCACGCACATCGAGATGAGCCTGGACCTGCACGTGGTCACGGGCTCGGCATCGAGCGTCACGGCGATCATCAACCAGGGGCTGGTCTACGCGACCAAGGCGGATTTGGCGGCGCACGCCGACAGCTTCAAGGGCTTTGCGTTGAGCGGCAGGCACGAGGCCTACACGGGCGACCTGGACGCCATCGAGCGCAACAGTCTGTATGCGGTCAGCCGCGACACTGTGCAGCACGCGCCCACGGACATGCCGGCAGGCGTGCAGGGCTTTGTGCAGACCATGGTCCAGCCGGACGGCGCGGCGCGCACGCAGCTTTTGTGGAGCGTGGACGATCCCGAGCATCCGGGCTGGTGGCGCAGGCGCGCGGCCGGGATCTGGGGCACATGGCGCGTAGTGGGCGGAGGCGGTCTGCCCGTGGGCACGGTGCTGTGGGTGCCGGGCACGACCCCGCCGCCCGGCATGCTGGCCGTGAACACCGGCGCGAGCGTCAGCCGCACGAGCTGGCCCGAGCTGTGGAAGTTCGTCCAGGCCTCGGGGCTGCTGCTGACCGAGGCCGAATGGCAGGCCCAGGCCGCGACACAGTCGAGCGTGGGCTGTTTTTCGAGCGGCGACGGCGCCACGAGCTTCCGGCTGCCCAGGCTGCGGGATTATCTGCGCGGAGCTGATGCGAGCAACGGGCGGGATGTGGGTGCGTGGCAGGCAGATGCAATCAGGGACATTACTGGGAGTATGACAGGAGCTCTGTGGGGGCAAGGGCAAAATTGGTCGGGGGCTCTATCCCGCACATTTAACTCAAATGATTCCCTCTCGGGCGGCACTGCAGGAAACAATAGAGCTGCTTTTGACTTTCGAGCTTCCCGCGTCGTCCCGACCGCCGACGAGAACCGCCCCAAGACCATCAACTGGCTGCCCTGCATCCAGGCGGCCAGCCTGCCAGTGGACTCCGGCACGGTTAACATGCTGGAGCTGGCCGGCGAGGTGGCGGGGAAAATTAATCGCAACGAGCTGCCTGACGTTAGTTCCTTGCCCATGTTCGCCTGTCGGGCCTGGGCGTGCATAAATGGAGCTGGCATTCCAGTCGTGCGTGCTGGCGGGAACATCGCCGGTGTCATTGATAACGGGACTGGCAATTACACGGTGCAGTTCGCAATGAATATGCCGGACACGGACTATTCCGTCGTGGGTTCAGACAACTATGGAACGGCTAATACAGTGCAACAAGTGATTGAGGTAGCCAATAAGACTGTCAGCGGGTTCGATGTGTATGTTTACACCGGCAGCATTGCCTTTGATTCTCAAAATGTAGCTTTGGCCATTTTTAGGTAG
- a CDS encoding phage tail protein I: MSKILADISLAELLPEPLRRDATYQAAAKSLDAELQAVTTAARSIDVRTRLDELREPLLAHLAAELHADLWDPKWSEAQKRQAIRDALAVHRTKGTPWAVERLLAPLAEVEMQEWFEYGGLPYTFRVLVHSTVTEGRTYEKISQAVNLGKNLRSRFTVIRVPRVSQGTLHIGCGVHMGLRQTIGPAVPSLSARSGKTFIGGAVHMGLRYTIHSQ; the protein is encoded by the coding sequence ATGAGTAAAATCCTGGCGGACATCTCCCTGGCCGAGCTGCTGCCTGAACCTTTACGGCGCGACGCGACCTATCAGGCCGCTGCCAAGTCCTTGGACGCGGAGCTGCAGGCCGTGACGACGGCCGCGCGCAGCATCGACGTGCGCACCCGCCTGGACGAGCTGCGCGAGCCCCTGCTGGCCCATCTGGCGGCCGAGCTGCACGCGGACCTGTGGGACCCGAAGTGGAGCGAGGCGCAGAAGCGCCAGGCCATCCGCGACGCCCTGGCCGTGCACCGCACCAAAGGCACGCCCTGGGCCGTGGAGCGGCTGCTGGCCCCCTTGGCCGAAGTCGAGATGCAGGAGTGGTTCGAGTATGGCGGCCTGCCCTACACCTTTCGCGTGCTCGTGCACTCCACGGTCACGGAAGGCCGGACCTACGAGAAGATCAGCCAGGCCGTGAACCTGGGCAAGAACCTGCGCAGCCGCTTCACGGTCATCCGCGTGCCGCGCGTGAGCCAGGGCACGCTGCACATCGGCTGCGGCGTGCACATGGGCCTGCGCCAGACCATCGGCCCGGCCGTACCGAGCCTGTCGGCCAGGTCGGGCAAGACCTTCATCGGCGGGGCCGTGCACATGGGCCTGCGCTACACCATCCATTCGCAGTAG
- a CDS encoding baseplate assembly protein, protein MNLTNLPEVSFCETDAAKVRDAILLTHQGITGRSLAPGAPERLFLEALAAIISQQRVIIDDTGRQGLLAYARGAALDHKAAPFVERLPASPATVRLCFSMPTSQSFVVRIPKGTRATPDGQLMFATREAKDIPIGQTSVEVEAECLEAGAIGNGYVARQIARLVDPHERVTAVINTTESSGGADVEDDERLRERIALAPESFSVAGPEGAYVFWAKSASALIEDVAVLSPSDGRVEVYPLLSGGQVPSPSFCADVAKVLTNKQVRPLTDHVAVLPPSQVQYAIELTYWLRKEDALAEEAIHAAVNKAVDDYILWQRGRLGRDIDPSELVYRVKAAGAKRCQVTSPVYTSLAPSELAVVPGADHVHVAWGDPEDE, encoded by the coding sequence GTGAACCTCACAAACCTGCCCGAGGTCTCCTTCTGCGAGACCGACGCGGCCAAGGTCAGGGACGCCATCCTGCTGACGCACCAGGGCATCACCGGCCGCAGCCTGGCGCCAGGCGCGCCGGAACGGCTGTTCCTGGAGGCCCTGGCCGCGATCATCAGCCAGCAGCGGGTCATCATCGACGACACTGGCCGCCAGGGCCTCTTGGCCTATGCGCGCGGCGCGGCCCTGGACCACAAGGCCGCACCCTTCGTGGAACGCTTGCCGGCCAGCCCGGCGACGGTCCGGCTGTGCTTCTCCATGCCCACGTCGCAGTCCTTCGTGGTGCGCATCCCCAAGGGCACGCGAGCCACGCCCGACGGCCAGCTCATGTTCGCCACGCGCGAGGCCAAGGACATCCCCATCGGCCAGACGAGCGTGGAGGTGGAGGCCGAGTGCCTGGAGGCGGGCGCGATCGGCAACGGCTATGTGGCCAGACAGATCGCCAGGCTCGTGGACCCGCACGAGCGGGTCACGGCCGTTATCAACACGACCGAGAGCAGCGGCGGGGCGGATGTCGAGGACGACGAGCGTTTGCGCGAGCGCATCGCCCTGGCGCCCGAGTCCTTTTCCGTGGCCGGGCCCGAGGGGGCCTACGTGTTCTGGGCCAAGAGCGCCTCGGCGCTCATCGAGGACGTGGCCGTGCTCAGCCCGAGCGACGGAAGGGTCGAGGTCTACCCCCTGTTGAGCGGGGGGCAGGTGCCCAGCCCGAGCTTCTGCGCTGACGTGGCCAAAGTGCTCACGAACAAACAGGTGCGGCCGCTCACGGACCATGTCGCGGTCCTGCCGCCCTCGCAGGTGCAGTACGCAATCGAGCTGACCTACTGGCTGCGCAAGGAGGACGCCCTGGCCGAGGAAGCCATCCACGCGGCCGTGAATAAGGCCGTGGATGACTACATCCTGTGGCAGCGCGGCCGGCTCGGCCGCGACATCGACCCCTCGGAGCTCGTCTACCGGGTCAAGGCCGCGGGAGCCAAGCGCTGCCAGGTCACCAGCCCGGTGTACACGAGCCTTGCGCCCTCTGAGCTGGCCGTGGTGCCCGGCGCGGACCACGTGCATGTGGCCTGGGGGGACCCGGAAGATGAGTAA
- a CDS encoding sigma-70 family RNA polymerase sigma factor, which translates to MLSYQELLRNSLRGDSQAFSEVVRRFSGMARALAARQMRSDAGLAEDAVQEAFLKAYLSLPSLRSLDAFPAWLRSILTTCCAQMLRSRVRDVSLTDLGEVEDLPSDELDPMEHYARLQTRDMVLTTLASLDGIYREAAVQRYVHGRPYEEISAALGVPVGTIKRRLHEVREQLLRKLAGEETSTIRVGYLPISDHLLAMVAHQRHDQANFGIMLRKFLSWTSLAKALVNGTLDAAMIMAPLAMVLRNRGAPLRYVLDCHHEGSAITVRKALLGRKAAGQDWARVLDGATIGLPHARSTHGVLLKSALGFGKDEPGTPRAKYLSPPFLQQPFRRGEIDGFFCAEPWSTLSESRGEGAVLVRSGTIVPGHTCCVLVVTQAFAGQRPQLVCEYLRLLRSAGEYVHARPRESADIQSRYTGVDVTAARHVLESGFISYRDLDPDQARAEQSMQLAVQAGILDRPCSLADFLAPGVA; encoded by the coding sequence TTGCTCAGCTACCAGGAGTTGCTGCGAAACAGCCTGCGGGGCGACAGTCAGGCCTTCTCTGAGGTGGTCAGGCGCTTTTCGGGGATGGCCCGGGCCTTGGCCGCGCGGCAGATGCGCAGCGACGCGGGGCTTGCCGAAGACGCCGTGCAGGAGGCCTTCCTGAAGGCCTACCTCAGCCTGCCGAGCCTGCGCTCGCTGGACGCGTTCCCTGCCTGGCTCCGCTCGATACTGACTACCTGCTGCGCGCAGATGCTGCGCTCCAGAGTGCGCGACGTTTCTCTCACGGACCTGGGAGAAGTCGAGGACCTGCCCTCGGATGAGCTGGACCCCATGGAGCATTACGCCAGGCTCCAGACCAGGGACATGGTGCTGACCACCCTGGCCTCCCTCGACGGAATCTATCGCGAGGCGGCCGTGCAGCGTTACGTCCATGGTCGGCCCTACGAGGAGATCTCGGCCGCCCTGGGCGTGCCGGTGGGAACCATCAAGCGCCGCCTGCATGAAGTCAGGGAGCAGCTCCTGCGCAAGCTTGCAGGAGAGGAGACCTCGACCATCCGGGTCGGCTACCTGCCCATCTCCGACCATCTTCTGGCCATGGTGGCGCACCAGCGCCACGACCAGGCGAACTTCGGCATCATGCTGCGCAAGTTCCTGTCCTGGACCAGCCTGGCCAAGGCACTGGTCAACGGCACGTTGGATGCGGCCATGATCATGGCCCCCTTGGCCATGGTCCTGCGCAACAGGGGCGCGCCCCTGCGCTATGTCCTGGACTGCCACCACGAAGGCAGCGCGATTACCGTGCGCAAGGCCCTGCTCGGCCGGAAAGCGGCGGGACAGGATTGGGCTCGGGTCCTGGACGGCGCGACCATCGGGCTGCCACACGCCAGATCCACCCATGGCGTGCTCCTCAAATCCGCTCTCGGCTTCGGCAAGGACGAGCCCGGAACCCCGCGCGCCAAATACCTCAGTCCGCCGTTCCTGCAGCAGCCGTTCAGGCGTGGCGAGATCGACGGTTTCTTCTGCGCAGAGCCCTGGAGCACGCTCTCCGAGTCGCGAGGCGAGGGAGCCGTGCTGGTGCGCTCGGGCACGATCGTGCCGGGGCATACCTGCTGTGTGCTCGTGGTTACCCAGGCTTTTGCCGGGCAAAGGCCGCAGCTGGTTTGCGAGTACCTCCGCCTGCTCAGGTCCGCCGGAGAGTACGTCCACGCCCGCCCCCGGGAGAGCGCGGACATCCAGTCCCGCTATACCGGCGTGGACGTGACCGCCGCAAGACATGTGCTCGAGAGCGGATTCATCTCCTACCGCGATCTTGATCCTGACCAGGCCAGGGCGGAACAGTCCATGCAGCTGGCAGTCCAGGCCGGGATTCTCGACCGGCCGTGCAGCCTGGCGGATTTCCTTGCCCCGGGTGTTGCATAG
- a CDS encoding HPP family protein, with product MIEVRVTRPRRREFLPDVYRPGVISLSRILWGSLGGGLLLSLIAILAGSCGIGVLYPPLAATCFINATCAYLRVARPKSVIVGHFIATVGGLLGVHAGEWALGGTSLAVPAKLGLAVLLASALMQILDADHPPAAATAAIPAILPLPAPDLLLPLHMAWGGVLAVVFSVAWNRIWFECPAPDESGRRTWFRLGMDKPDIAGAGTCVLASVLMCARPWSEGLYAAGLAFMLAGLAVLSLHHFFSVKLVRSAAAERPCSAGGCAGPAAEETGPD from the coding sequence ATGATCGAAGTCCGAGTCACCAGACCGAGGAGGAGGGAGTTCCTGCCCGACGTCTATCGGCCCGGAGTCATCTCCCTGTCCCGTATCCTGTGGGGCTCCTTGGGCGGCGGGCTGCTCTTGTCCCTCATTGCAATCCTGGCCGGCAGCTGCGGTATCGGCGTGCTTTACCCTCCCCTGGCCGCGACCTGCTTCATCAACGCGACATGCGCCTACCTGCGGGTGGCGCGTCCCAAGTCGGTCATCGTCGGCCATTTCATCGCCACGGTGGGCGGCCTGCTGGGCGTCCACGCGGGTGAATGGGCTCTGGGCGGCACGTCCCTGGCTGTCCCGGCCAAGCTCGGCCTGGCAGTGCTCCTGGCCTCGGCCCTCATGCAGATCCTCGATGCGGATCATCCTCCGGCAGCCGCAACGGCGGCGATCCCGGCCATCCTTCCCCTGCCCGCCCCGGATCTGCTCCTGCCCCTGCACATGGCCTGGGGCGGCGTCCTTGCGGTTGTTTTCTCGGTGGCCTGGAACCGGATCTGGTTCGAGTGCCCGGCTCCGGACGAATCCGGACGCAGAACATGGTTCAGGCTGGGCATGGACAAGCCCGATATCGCCGGGGCCGGAACATGCGTCCTGGCTTCAGTCCTCATGTGCGCCAGGCCATGGAGCGAAGGGCTGTACGCCGCCGGCCTCGCCTTCATGCTGGCCGGCCTGGCCGTCCTGTCGCTGCATCATTTCTTCAGCGTGAAGCTGGTCAGGAGCGCTGCAGCGGAACGTCCCTGCAGCGCGGGAGGATGCGCCGGGCCGGCTGCCGAGGAAACGGGTCCGGATTAG
- a CDS encoding molybdopterin-containing oxidoreductase family protein → MLRDGWVPTMCYQCKAECAILARVEDGVLKEVRGNPRGRGKACVKGMAGVSLQYNADRLTQPLRRVGRRGEGRFEPCGWDEALDAIAGKLQELRDRGEAHKLTASFFPHSITDPKWRFLNAYGGFINTALPHCDSAKIVAFIKAMGGVPNHHIPPAFFTVPKGGIMIMAGRHAFGCLDDASVPRDILEAKARGAILVVLDPLFTADAAKADWWIPIRPSGDTALFTGMTHHIVMNGLHNKSFVENWVREGDFERLKDYLADKTPEAMSRICDVPAKDIIKLAEMCAAAPSVGVDSFKGIMLGQAMDFGHAWTNFLAVTGNIDNPGGQPLPDLTPLAPVEPVPPAPNLHERGWHRTGPDKDKFAKYSFIMEPTWYQAQAIKNGDLKVLVVAECNPALTEMGQEEWRSAATMTDSKGNYLLEMLVSYEIMLSETSRYADYVLPDKTYFERWELLYMPWWYNFGQGIGLRQPVVEAPEGCRHSNEVFIELGKRLCPEYFAFKDDVEFYDRQLTGLGLSVKKLQDLGGLWSPGTLGFRKYEKAGGFGTPSGKVHLYWEDLEEVGQALPRVDLAPEYRVDAEQYPYVLLSYRTIFHQGSGQWTHNNPQLRDPVGGFRDNPLLINTATARKEGIKDGDLVTLRSRSGQVRVRAKCTERIRPDCLGLHHGFGSSIGRVAAGGGGVSDNALIPDSGTTLDWQDLVGGESHVSTRVRLEH, encoded by the coding sequence ATGCTCAGAGATGGTTGGGTCCCCACGATGTGCTACCAGTGCAAGGCCGAATGCGCCATCCTGGCGCGGGTGGAGGATGGCGTCCTCAAGGAGGTTCGCGGCAATCCCCGGGGCCGGGGCAAGGCGTGCGTCAAGGGCATGGCCGGAGTCTCGCTGCAGTACAATGCCGATCGCCTGACGCAGCCCCTGCGCCGGGTGGGCAGGCGCGGGGAGGGCCGCTTCGAGCCGTGCGGCTGGGATGAGGCGCTGGACGCCATCGCCGGCAAGCTCCAGGAGCTGCGCGATCGCGGCGAGGCCCACAAGCTCACGGCGAGCTTCTTCCCCCACTCGATCACCGACCCCAAGTGGCGGTTCCTGAACGCGTACGGCGGGTTCATCAATACCGCCCTGCCGCACTGCGATTCGGCCAAGATCGTGGCCTTCATCAAGGCCATGGGCGGAGTGCCGAACCATCACATCCCACCGGCCTTCTTCACCGTGCCCAAGGGCGGGATCATGATCATGGCCGGCCGCCACGCCTTCGGCTGCCTCGACGACGCCTCCGTGCCCCGGGACATCCTCGAGGCCAAGGCGCGGGGCGCCATCCTCGTGGTGCTGGATCCCCTGTTCACCGCGGATGCCGCCAAGGCGGACTGGTGGATTCCCATCAGGCCCTCGGGGGACACGGCCCTGTTCACCGGCATGACCCACCACATCGTCATGAACGGCCTGCACAACAAGTCCTTCGTCGAGAACTGGGTGCGCGAGGGCGATTTCGAGCGGCTCAAGGACTACCTCGCCGACAAGACCCCCGAGGCCATGTCGCGCATTTGCGACGTGCCGGCCAAGGACATCATCAAGCTGGCCGAGATGTGCGCCGCGGCGCCTTCCGTGGGCGTGGACAGTTTCAAGGGCATCATGCTCGGCCAGGCCATGGATTTCGGCCATGCCTGGACCAACTTCCTGGCCGTGACCGGCAACATCGACAACCCCGGCGGCCAGCCCCTGCCCGACCTGACTCCGCTCGCGCCCGTGGAGCCGGTCCCTCCCGCCCCGAACCTGCATGAGCGCGGCTGGCACCGCACCGGACCGGACAAGGACAAGTTCGCCAAGTACTCGTTCATCATGGAGCCGACCTGGTACCAGGCCCAGGCCATCAAGAACGGCGACCTGAAGGTGCTCGTCGTCGCGGAGTGCAATCCGGCCCTGACCGAGATGGGCCAGGAGGAATGGCGCAGCGCCGCGACCATGACCGACTCCAAGGGGAATTACCTCCTGGAGATGCTGGTCAGCTACGAGATCATGCTCTCTGAGACGTCCAGGTACGCGGACTATGTCCTCCCGGACAAGACCTACTTCGAGCGCTGGGAGCTCCTGTACATGCCCTGGTGGTACAACTTCGGCCAGGGCATCGGCCTGCGGCAGCCCGTGGTCGAGGCGCCCGAGGGTTGCCGCCACTCCAACGAGGTCTTCATCGAACTCGGCAAGCGGCTCTGCCCCGAGTACTTCGCCTTCAAGGACGACGTCGAGTTCTACGACAGGCAGCTGACGGGGCTCGGGCTTTCGGTCAAAAAGCTCCAGGACCTGGGCGGCTTGTGGTCTCCCGGCACCCTGGGCTTTCGCAAGTACGAGAAGGCGGGGGGATTCGGAACGCCCAGCGGGAAGGTGCACCTCTACTGGGAGGACCTGGAGGAGGTCGGCCAGGCCCTGCCACGGGTCGACCTGGCCCCCGAGTACAGGGTCGATGCCGAGCAGTACCCCTATGTCCTGCTCTCCTACCGGACCATATTCCATCAGGGCTCGGGACAGTGGACCCACAACAACCCGCAGCTGCGCGACCCTGTCGGCGGCTTCAGGGACAACCCGCTGCTCATCAACACCGCCACGGCCCGCAAGGAGGGCATCAAGGACGGCGACCTGGTCACCCTGCGCTCGCGTAGCGGGCAGGTCCGCGTGCGGGCCAAGTGCACCGAGCGCATCCGGCCGGACTGCCTGGGCCTGCACCACGGCTTCGGCTCCAGCATAGGCCGGGTGGCTGCCGGCGGCGGAGGCGTGAGCGACAATGCCCTTATCCCGGACTCCGGGACGACGCTGGATTGGCAAGACCTGGTCGGCGGCGAGTCGCATGTCTCGACCCGCGTACGCCTGGAGCATTAG